The following coding sequences lie in one Klebsiella huaxiensis genomic window:
- a CDS encoding aliphatic sulfonate ABC transporter substrate-binding protein → MLKLSRPALLLLLAGLSTSALAKTPETVNIGYQKANIFALLKYRGTLDESFKKQGIAVRWIEFPAGPQMLEGLNVGSIDLAATGDAPPAFAQAAQADLVYLAHSPANPKTEAIVVAENSAIKTVADLKGKRVGLNKGSDVNYLLVAALEKAGLSYKDITPVYLPPADARAAFQRGAIDAWVIWDPFLAEVETNAKARQIRNAEGLVPHYTFYLASRKFADTYPETAKQVVDELDKLSKWANSHRDDAAGILSTSTGLDKAIWLKTLARLPYGAERMTPAVYNEQQALADTFTRIGLLPVKVDVRSATWSLDKQ, encoded by the coding sequence ATGCTCAAACTATCTCGCCCGGCCCTGCTGCTACTGCTTGCTGGCTTATCCACTTCCGCGCTGGCGAAGACGCCGGAAACCGTCAATATCGGCTATCAGAAAGCCAATATCTTCGCACTGCTGAAATACCGAGGCACTCTTGATGAGAGCTTTAAAAAGCAGGGGATCGCCGTGCGCTGGATAGAGTTCCCGGCCGGGCCACAAATGCTGGAAGGGCTGAACGTCGGCAGCATCGACCTCGCCGCCACTGGCGATGCGCCACCGGCCTTTGCCCAGGCCGCACAGGCAGATCTGGTCTATCTGGCTCATTCACCAGCGAACCCGAAAACAGAAGCCATTGTGGTGGCTGAAAACTCAGCGATTAAGACTGTCGCCGATCTTAAAGGCAAGCGCGTGGGGTTAAACAAAGGCTCCGACGTGAACTACCTGCTGGTGGCCGCACTAGAAAAAGCCGGGCTGAGCTATAAAGATATCACCCCGGTCTATCTACCGCCTGCCGACGCCCGCGCCGCCTTCCAGCGTGGCGCCATTGACGCATGGGTTATCTGGGATCCGTTCCTGGCGGAAGTGGAAACCAATGCTAAAGCCCGACAGATCCGCAACGCCGAAGGGCTGGTGCCGCACTACACCTTCTATCTGGCAAGCCGAAAATTTGCTGATACTTATCCGGAGACTGCGAAGCAGGTGGTTGATGAACTGGATAAACTCAGCAAATGGGCCAATAGCCATCGGGATGATGCCGCCGGGATCCTTTCCACCTCAACCGGGCTGGATAAGGCCATCTGGCTGAAGACGCTGGCGCGCCTGCCCTACGGGGCCGAGCGTATGACGCCAGCGGTCTACAACGAACAGCAGGCGCTGGCGGACACCTTCACCCGCATCGGCCTGCTGCCGGTGAAAGTCGATGTTCGCAGCGCCACCTGGTCGCTGGATAAGCAGTAA
- a CDS encoding LLM class flavin-dependent oxidoreductase has translation MSSQREIRLNAFDMNCVGHQSPGLWAHPRDRSWQYKDLEYWVDLARLLERGKFDGLFIADVLGVYDVLNGNGDAALRQATQVPVNDPLALITPMALVTEHLGFGLTASLSFEHPYPFARRLSTLDHLTKGRVGWNIVTSYLESGARNIGQKAQTDHDARYDYADEYLEVVYKLLEGSWEDGAVLRDRKRKIFSDPRKIHPINHQGNFFSVPGIHLCEPSPQRTPVLYQAGASSRGKQFAAGHAECVFVGAPSKVLLKKTVADIRRRAEEAGRDPRSILIFNMQTVIVGETDRAAQAKWQEYKPYVSYEGALALLSGWTGIDLGQYQPDQVLEYLHTNAIQSMVEAFSTADPNSQWTVQKLADWAGIGGFGPLVVGSPQTVADELQSWVEETDVDGFNLAYAVTHETFRDVVDLLIPELQKRGVFKQEYREGTLREKLFGAGPRLAAPHPGAGYRYGAQVAVGSEEKVS, from the coding sequence ATGTCATCACAACGTGAAATTCGTCTGAATGCTTTTGATATGAACTGCGTCGGCCACCAGTCGCCGGGGCTGTGGGCCCATCCGCGCGACCGCTCCTGGCAGTACAAGGACCTTGAGTATTGGGTTGACCTGGCGCGCCTGCTGGAGCGCGGCAAGTTTGACGGGCTGTTTATTGCCGATGTACTCGGCGTCTATGATGTGCTGAACGGCAATGGCGATGCGGCGCTTCGCCAGGCGACGCAGGTACCGGTTAACGATCCGTTGGCGCTGATTACGCCGATGGCGCTGGTGACGGAGCATCTGGGATTCGGCCTGACCGCTTCGCTCTCCTTTGAACACCCGTATCCGTTTGCCCGCCGTCTGTCGACCCTCGACCATCTGACGAAAGGGCGGGTCGGCTGGAATATTGTGACCTCATATCTTGAGAGCGGCGCGCGCAATATTGGCCAGAAAGCGCAGACCGATCACGACGCCCGCTACGACTATGCCGATGAGTATCTGGAGGTGGTCTATAAGCTGCTGGAGGGGAGCTGGGAAGATGGCGCGGTGCTGCGCGACAGGAAACGTAAGATCTTCAGCGATCCGCGAAAAATTCACCCGATCAACCATCAAGGCAACTTTTTTTCGGTACCGGGGATCCATCTATGTGAACCGTCACCGCAGCGCACGCCGGTGCTCTATCAGGCGGGGGCTTCCAGCCGCGGCAAGCAATTTGCCGCCGGGCATGCGGAGTGTGTATTCGTTGGCGCGCCGTCAAAAGTGCTGCTGAAAAAGACGGTGGCGGATATTCGCCGTCGTGCCGAAGAGGCCGGACGCGATCCGCGCAGCATCCTGATCTTCAACATGCAGACGGTGATTGTCGGCGAAACTGACCGCGCAGCGCAGGCGAAATGGCAGGAGTATAAACCGTACGTCAGCTACGAAGGGGCGCTGGCGCTGCTCTCCGGCTGGACTGGAATCGACCTTGGTCAGTATCAGCCGGATCAGGTGCTGGAGTACCTGCATACCAATGCGATTCAGTCGATGGTGGAGGCGTTTTCTACCGCTGACCCGAATAGCCAGTGGACGGTGCAGAAGCTGGCGGACTGGGCGGGGATCGGCGGCTTCGGCCCGCTGGTGGTCGGTAGCCCGCAGACGGTTGCCGATGAATTGCAGTCCTGGGTGGAGGAGACCGATGTCGATGGCTTCAACCTCGCCTATGCGGTGACGCACGAAACCTTCCGCGACGTGGTCGACCTGTTGATCCCTGAACTGCAAAAGCGCGGTGTGTTTAAGCAGGAGTATCGCGAAGGAACCCTGCGTGAAAAGCTGTTTGGCGCCGGCCCGCGGCTGGCTGCGCCGCATCCGGGCGCAGGCTATCGCTACGGCGCGCAGGTCGCGGTCGGGAGTGAAGAGAAGGTGAGTTAA